GATCTGATTGTGCTCGATGCCCGGACCCATGGACTGAAAATCGACCAGGCCATCCGCCTGCTCAAGGGGTGCGATCCCGCGGCGCGCATTATCGTACGCACCGAAGAAAATAGCCGCGCCCTTGAGGGCAAGGTCCGCAAGGAACAGGTTTTTTATTATCATGTTGATTCATTGGGCATGAAGGACCTTCAACTGGCCATGGCAGCTGCACTCGGCATTTCCGGGCGTGGCAGTGATTCCAGGTAATCATCGGTATCCACAAAGAGAGGAAATCATGGAACTCCAAGAGGTGTACCAGAAATATCCGAAGAACGATCCCTCGATCCTGATCCCGATTTTGCAGGATATTCAGGAAATCTGCGGGTATCTCTCTGAAGACGAACTGCATCATGTCGCTGCGCATACCCGTCTTCCTGTAAGCCGCGTCTTCGGCGTGGCGACTTTCTATAATCAGTTCCGACTGCGCCCGTTGGGCAAACATGTGATCCGCGTCTGCCGTGGTACAGCCTGTCACGTCAAGGGATCGTTCGATATCCTCACCACGCTGGAGAATGAACTGGGCATTAAGGCTGGCGGCACCACCAAGGATCTGCAGTTCTCTATCGAGACCGTCGCCTGCATTGGCGCTTGCAGCATTGCCCCGGTGATCACCATCGACGATGAGTTCCATGGCGGCCTCACCGTCAAAGCCGTGCAGAAGCTGATCGCTGCAATGAAAAACAACAAGGAATGAGGCGGATATGAATTCATATGCAAAAATCTTTGCCAATTGCTGGCATAGTGCTGATAAACCCTGTGCGCACTTTATCGAGTGCATCAACGATGGTCAAAAGTGCCACCAATCCGCCGAAACCCGGAAACACCTCGACGCCTTCAAGCGGGAAATTCTGCTCGAGGAGCACAAGGAGCCGGTCATCCTCATCGGCATGGGCACGTGTGGCCTGGCCAATGGCGCCAACCGCGTACATGCTGCCATTCTGGCCGAACTCGAAAAGCTCAATCTCAAGGTTCGGGTCATCCCGACCGGTTGTGTCGGCTATTGTTCGAAAGAAGTGATCGTTGACATCAAACTGCCCGGGTATCCCCGCCTCTGCTACTGCCAGGTGAAACCCGAAGATGTTCCTGAGCTGCTGCAGAAGACTCTGGTCGAAAAAACCGTGGTCCGGGAAAAACTGCTCGGCATCTATCCTGCCGAGGGCAGCAATGGTTGGGGCGTGCTGCCGCTCCTCAGTGAGGTGCCCTTTTTTGCCAAACAGAAAAAGCTGGTGCTCGCGAACTGCGGTGTCATCGATCCCGAAAGCATTGACCAATATCTCGCACGCGGCGGCTATATCGGCCTCTCACGGGCCCTCAACAAGATGACCTCCGCCGACGTTGTGAAGGAGATGATCGCTTCCGGCCTGCGCGGACGTGGTGGTGGCGGTTTCCCCACCGGCAAGAAATGGGAATTCGCCCATAATCAGCAAGCTGAGCAGAAATACATCGTCTGCAACGCAGATGAAGGCGATCCCGGCGCCTTTATGGACCGCGCCGTCATGGAGAGTGATCCCCATCGCGTGATCGAAGGCATGGTGATCGGGGCTTATGCCATCGGCGCCAGTGAGGGTTATATTTATTGCCGCGCCGAATATCCGCTGGCAATCAAGCGCCTGGAGAAGACCATCGCCGATGCCAAGGCCTACGGGCTGCTTGGCGACCATATCCTCGGCAGCGACTTTTCGTTCCATCTTAAGATCAAGAAGGGGGCCGGCGCTTTTGTTTGCGGGGAAGAGACCGCCCTGCTTCACTCCATCGAAGGCAAACGCGGCATGCCGCGGCCCCGGCCGCCGTTCCCGGCGGTCTCCGGCCTCTTCGGCAAGCCGACGGTCATCAATAACGTCGAAACCTTCGCCAATGTCCCCCTGGTCCTGCGCGATGGCGCCGGCCAGTTCGCACAAATCGGCACAACCGGCTCCAAGGGCACCAAGATCTTCGCTCTTTCGGGCAAGATCACCAATACCGGACTGGTCGAGGTACCGATGGGCGTCTCGCTGCGCGAGGTGATCTTTGATATTGGCGGCGGCTGCCCCAATAACAAAAAGTTCAAGGCCGTCCAGATCGGCGGGCCCTCCGGCGGCGCCTTGCCGGAGCAGGTCATCGATACGCCGATCGATTATGAGAACCTTAAAACCGTCGGCGCCATGATGGGTTCCGGCGGCCTGGTGGTGATGGATGAAACCACCTGCATGGTCGACGTGGCCAAGTACTTCATGACCTTTATCCAGTCCGAGTCGTGCGGCAAATGTATCCCCTGCCGCGAGGGCACTAAGCGGCTGCTCGAGATCCTCGAGCGGCTGACCTCCAGCTATCGCAGCGAGAAGAGCCCTGAGGAAGCGCTGCAACGTTTTCAGGGCATGGTCTATATGGAACGACTCTCCGAGGTGATCCAGAATACCTCGCTTTGCGGCCTGGGACAGACTGCCTCCAATCCCGTGATGAGTACGCTGCGCTACTTCCGCGACGAATACGAAGCGCACCTCTACGACCGTAAATGCCCGGCCGGTTTGTGCCGGGAGTTGCTGACCTATCATATTGACACGGACAAATGCACGGGCTGCACGGTCTGCGCCCGCAAGTGCCCGCAGAATGCCATTCTCGGCGAAAAGCAAAAGGCGCACTATATCATCGACGAAAAGTGTATCCGTTGCGACCAGTGCCGCGCCAATTGCAAATTCGATGCGATCTTTGTAGAGTAATTTCACACGAGAGGATCCCCATGAAGGTAACGATTAACAATAAAGAGTGCTGGGCCAATCCGGGCGAGACCATCCTTACGGTTGCCGAGCGCGAAGGCATCCAGATTCCCACCCTCTGCTACCTGAAGGGCTTTTCGCCGACCGGCGCCTGCCGCGTTTGCGTCGTCGAGGTGGAAGGCCAGCGCAATTTGATTCCCTCCTGCGCCTTCCCGATGAGTGAAGGGATGGTGGTGCAGACCAACTCGCCGCAAGTGCGCCGGGCGCGGAAAACGATCGTCGAACTGCTAATCGCCAACCATCCGCAGGACTGTTTGACCTGCGTGCGCAATGGCAACTGCGAACTGCAAGATCTGGCGGCACAGTATGGCGTGCGCGATGTGCGCTATGCCGGTGAAATCCGGGGCGGTAAGATCGATATAGCTAGCCCCTCAATCGAACGCGATCCCGAGAAATGCATTCTCTGCGGTCGCTGCGTCCGCGTTTGCCACGAGGTCCAGAATGTCGGCGCCATCGATTTTGTCCGCCGGGGTTTCAAGAGTGCGGTGGCCCCGGCCATGGATGGCAGCTTGAACGCGATCGCCTGCGTCTTCTGCGGGCAATGTATCACGGTCTGTCCCGTCGGTGCCCTGCGCGAGAAAAGTAATGAGAAGATTGCCTGGGAGGCCATCAACAACCCGAAAAAGCATGTCGTGGCGCAGATTGCGCCGGCGGTCCGGGTTGCCCTAGGCGAGGAATTCGGGATGGAACCCGGCAGTGTTGTGACCGGTAAAATAGTCGCCGCCTTGCGGCGTATCGGTGTCGACCGAGTTTTTGACACCAACTTTGGTGCCGACCTGACCATCATCGAGGAGGCCTCCGAACTGCTGCACCGCATCAAAAACGGCGGCACGTTGCCCCTACTCACTTCGTGCAGCCCCGGTTGGGTCAAATACATCGAGCACTTTTATCCCGATCTGCTGCCGCACGTCTCTTCGTGCAAGTCGCCGCACGAGATGGAAGGAGCACTGATCAAGTCCTACTACGCAGAGAAGACCGGCATCCCGCCCCAGGATATCTACGTCATTTCGATCATGCCCTGCATTGCCAAGAAATTCGAAGCGCAACGTCCCGAGTTGAAAGAGGTCTATGCCGATGTCGACGCGGTGCTCACTACCCGCGAGTTGGCGCGCATGATCAAGAACGCCGGTATCGATTTCACCAAACTCAATGACGAGCATTTTGATGATCCCATGGGCGAATCCACTGGCGCTGCGGTCATCTTCGGCGCCGCCGGCGGCGTCATGGAAGCGGCCCTGCGTACTGCGCATTATTTTCTCACCGGCAAGGATATGGATAATGTCGAATTCACGCCGGTTCGCGGCTTGCAGGGTGTCAAGGAGGGCGAGGTCAATATTGCCGGCATCACCATCCGGGTCGCCGCGGTGAGCGGCCTCAAGAACATCGGCGTGATCCTCGACAAGATCCGTTCCGGCGATAGTACCTATCAGTTCATAGAAGTGATGGCTTGTCCCAATGGCTGTATCAACGGCGGTGGACAACCCATCAACTCCGATCCGGAAAAAGTGCGCAAGCGCATGGAAGCCATCTATGCGATCGACCGCACGCTCCCGAAACGAGCTTCGCATCATAACGAAAGCGTGATGCGACTCTACAAGGAGTACCTCGGCGAGCCCAATGGCCACAAGGCCCACGAACTGCTGCATACCCATTACGTTGAACGGTCCTGAGCCCGGACCGGAAAGGCAGGACGTATGTCCGTCGTCTGGACCGTTGAGGAACGCTGCAAGCGGTGCTACTCCTGCATCCGGGAGTGCCCGGCGAAAGCCATCATGGTCGTCAAGGGACAAGCAAAGGTAATCGAAGAACGTTGCCTGGGCTGCGGTCACTGCGTGCGCGTCTGCTCGCAAGGCGCCAAGGCCGTGCGGAGCGGGGTGGAGAGGGTGCTGGCTTTTCTCGGCGACGGAGACGCGGTGGCCGCCATGGTCGCGCCCTCCTTTCCCGCAGGGCTGCCTGGCTTGCCCGGCGAGGTGCTGACTGGAGCTCTGCGTCAAAGCGGCTTCGAACGCGTCGTGGAGGTAGCCTTCGGTGCAGATTTGATCAACCGGGAGTACTACCGGCTGGTCAACAGCAAAAAGACTGCAGAAGGCAAGGAGATTGCGCTCCCGCTGATCACCAGCTCCTGCCCGGCGATCTATGAGCTGATCCAGCGGTATGTGCCGGAGCTGGTTCTCAATCTGGCTCCTGTGGTCAGCCCGATGATCGCCATGGGACGCGTGGTCAAACGCTGCTATGGCCAAGGGATCAGGACCGTCTTCATTGGACCTTGCACTGCCAAAAAGGTCGAAATGTGCGATCCCGAGGTGGCGGATGCGGTTGATGAGGTGCTCACCTTTGCTGAGCTCAAGGAGCTTTGGCGCCGCCTCGGTGTCGAACCCGCTCAAGCCGAGGCCGCGCCGTTCGATCCGCCTTATGCCTATCTCGGACGGCTCTATCCGGTCTCCGGCGGCCTGCTGCGCAGCGCCGGCTTGCCCTTCGACCTGATGAATAACGAAGTGGTGGTCACCGAGGGCAAACAGCGGGTCCTCAATCTCCTCGACAGCCTCAAGAACCAGGAGGTCAAGGCCAGCCTCGTCGATATCCTCTTCTGCGAGGGCTGCATCAGCGGACCCTTCACGGATACTTCGATCAACTTTTTCACGCGCAAACAGAAAATCGTCTCGTATACCGATTCGCTTAGGATGGAGACCAATTATGCCGAGTGGAAAAAGGCGATCCTACAGTTCCAGGATGTGGTCATCCGCCGCACCTTCAAGCCCGGGGACATCAAGGTGGCCGAACCGAGCGAGGATGAAATCCGGCTGATCCTCAAGGAGATCAAGAAGGCCACCTCCTCCGACGAACTTAACTGCGGCGCCTGTGGCTATCCCTCGTGCCGAGACTATGCCCGGGCGGTCTATCAGGGACTGGCCGAGGAGGAAATGTGCCTCCCCTTCGTCATCGAGGAACTGCAGCATACCCAGAAGGAATTGCAGGAGTCGTTACACGATCTGGCGGAGGCCCAGGAGCAGCTCATCCAGCATGAAAAGCTGGCATCAATCGGCCAATTGGCGGCCGGCGTCGCCCATGAGGTAAACAATCCTCTAGGTTCTATCATGCTTTACGCCCATCTTCTCATGCAGCAGTTGAAGGAAGATGAAGCTAAAACCAGGGATCTCCGTTTCATTATGGACGAGGCCAAACGCTGCCAAAAGATCGTCGCCGGGCTGCTCAACTTCGCGCGTCAGGGCAAGCTCAATCTGCGCAAGGTGGCCCTGCAGGAGATTCTCGATAAACTGGTGGCCATGGCTTTCAATCAGCCGCTCTTTAGGATGACGCAGGTGGTGACCAAGCTGGATGAGGATCTGCCGATGATAGAGGTGGACCTGGACCAGATTTACCAGGTCTTTCTCAATCTGGCGGTGAATGCGGCCGAAGCGATGCCTGACGGGGGAATACTGACCATCCAGGCTGCGGCAACGCCGGACCGTCAAAATGTCCAGATCGTTTTTACCGATACCGGCGTCGGCATCCCTCCTGAAAATATCGGCAAACTTTTTACGCCGTTCTTCACGACCAAGCAGATCGGTAAGGGCACCGGCTTGGGATTGGCCATCGCTTATGGCATTATCAAGATGCACCGGGGCAGCATTACTGTAAAAAGCGAGGTCGGTAGAGGCTCTGCGTTCTACATCGAATTGCCGGTGCAGAACACGGTCCATTCTGTAAATTTCGATTTCCAATCCGTGCAGGAGAGCGAAAAATGAGTAAAAAAATCCTCCTCATCGATGATGATGTCGATATCGTTGAATTCAATCGGGTTTTGCTCACCAAGGCCGGCTACACCGTCTGCACCGCATACAGCGGGTCCGAAGGACTGGAAATGGCCCTGGATGAGAAGCCCGATCTGGTCATCCTCGATGTCATGATGTCCAGCGTCGGTGAGGGTTTTGAGGTAGCGCGTCAGATCCGCAAGAACGAGACCATTCGCCATACGCCCATTTTGATGCTGACCGGAGTCAATCGGGAACATCCCTTCAATTTGCGCATCGGCCCGGACAGCGAATGGAACCCCGTAGACAGTTTCATCGAAAAACCGGTGCAGAAAGAGGTGCTGTTGCAAAAGGTCAGCGCCTTGCTGCAGGACAAATAATACTTATCAGAGAGAGATGATACCGCTATGAAAAAGAAAATAATGATGGTCGATGACGACTATGATTTGCTGCAAATCTATGTGCCGGTGCTTGAGAAAGCGGGTTTTGAGGTTGCAACGGCCAATTCGGCAGCCGAGGGGCTTGAGCTATTCCGGACCTTTCTTCCCGATCTGGTGATGGTCGATCTGGCGATGGAACATTTCGATTCAGGCTTTGTCCTCTGCCACCGCATCAAGAGTACGCCTGAGGGCGCCCATACCCCGGTCGTCATCATGACCGCCGCCAGCCATGAAACCGGCATCCGCTTCTCAACCCAGACTGCTGAGGAACGCAAATGGATTCAAGCGGACGAATACCTCGATAAGCCGATTCCGGCGCGGGAGTTGCTGGCTTTCATCAAGGAACGCTTTTTCGCTACCCCGGCGGAACCACACCCCTAGATGCAAATCAAGGGTTCAGAATAGCGTCCCTGACCTGAGGTGGCAATGCCAGCAAGACCGGTCCCCAGACGATCTCAAAGGCGATCATGAAAATTGAGCAGGCACATATTCTCGTCGTAGACGATGAATTCGGCATGCGGGAGGGCATCCGCCGTCTCTTCGAGGCACAGGGCCATCGCGTCGAAACCGCCGAAACCGGACGATCGGGCATCGAAAAGGGAACGGCGGAGGAATTCGACATTTATTTCATCGACCTGCGGATCGGCGATCTTGACGGCGTCGAGGTCTTGGGCGCCATCAAGGAAAAATATCCTGAGGCGATCTGCGTTATCTGCACAGCCTATGCCTCTATCGAGACCGCCGTCGAGACCACCCGGCTCGGGGCCTATCATTACATCGCTAAACCCTTCGCGCCCGAGGAAATCCAGCTGGTCTTCGACCGGGCGCTTGAGCGGCGCTGGTATATCCTGGAAGCGCGCCAACTGCGGCGGGAACAGGAGCGGCGTCTTCTCGAGATCGCTCAGGAAAAATCGCGCATTCGTACGATCATCAACTCGATCGCAGATGGTATCGTCGTGCTCAATCAGGATGCCGAGGTGGTCCTCTTCAATCCGCAATTTCCCCGTCTGCTGGATCTCAAGCAGGAACTGGTACTCGGCCGCTCCATCCGCGAGGTCCTGCCCGATAACCTCCAGGAGATAATCACCGACATCTTTAACCGGAAAGACCGTCTTCAAGGTCTGCAGCAGGAGTTTGTCATCCATCCCCCCGCCAAGCTGGTGGTCATGGCCAACACCACGCCCATTCGCGATGATCAGAACCATGTTCTCGGCTATGTCTCGGTATTACGCGATATCTCCGAGCTGAAACAGCTGGAGCTGCTCAAGTCCCAGTTCGTCAACATGGCCGCTCATGAGCTCAAGGCTCCGATCACAGCGATCCAGGGCTACCTGGAAATGGTGGTGGAAAAATCGTTGGGCGAGGAGCCCGAGGTCTACGATGGCTATCTGCGACGCTCCCTGGAACGCAGTAAAAGCTTGATCAGCCTGATCAACGACCTCCTCAATATATCCCGCATCCAGGCCGGCAAGGTCCGGCGCGAAATAGAGCGTCTTGATCTTTCCGCCCAGGTCCAGTCGGCCAGCGACTTTTTTGCCAACGAAATCGAGAAAAATGGGCTCAGCCTCAAACTGCACCTGGCTCAGGGTCTGATGATCGATGCCGACCGGGAGGAAATCCAGCGGGTTCTAACCAATTTGATCTCCAATGCGATCAAATACAACCGTCCTCAGGGGTCGATCCTGCTGCAAACTAGTCGTGAGAAGGGCTATGCCCAGCTAACAGTCCAGGACACCGGTATCGGCATGAAGCCGGAGGAGAAGGAGAGACTCTTTGAAGAATTTTTCCGGGCCAAGAATCCGCATACCCGCAGCATAACCGGAACGGGATTGGGGCTTACTCTAGTGAAAAAGATCATAGACAGCTACGCCGGACGCATTCAAGCCGAATCCGTCTATGAACATGGAACGACTTTCACGGTCTCTTTTCCCCTGGCCGATAGAAAAGAGAGCCCGGAAAATTAAATTGCTTTATTATTATGCAAATATTCTGTAACTTCTTTATTGATTCAGATGATCGTAGGATGAGCCTTCAATAACATCACGTTGACTTCACGGGTGATATGCAAATCATGCCCGCTATGTCTGATCTCCTGGTCCAGGCCGCCGAACACCGCCGGCAGCTCGGTTTTCCGTTCATCGCGATTACCGGCAGCAATGGCAAGACAACGACCCGTTCCATGCTCAGCAAGATCCTGCAGCGGGTCGGACGAGTTTATGAATTCCAGCACGAGCACCTGAGAGCCGAGGAGATCGCCAGCGAATTGCTCACCCTGCGGGGTGATTTTGACTGGGCGGTCATCAAACTCGGCGCGGCCATTCCGGGTGAGATCCTGCGGGCCGCACATTTGATCCAGCCTCTCATGGCCATCATCACCAATATAGGACAAGCCCACCTGGCTCAA
This portion of the bacterium genome encodes:
- a CDS encoding NADH-quinone oxidoreductase subunit NuoF translates to MNSYAKIFANCWHSADKPCAHFIECINDGQKCHQSAETRKHLDAFKREILLEEHKEPVILIGMGTCGLANGANRVHAAILAELEKLNLKVRVIPTGCVGYCSKEVIVDIKLPGYPRLCYCQVKPEDVPELLQKTLVEKTVVREKLLGIYPAEGSNGWGVLPLLSEVPFFAKQKKLVLANCGVIDPESIDQYLARGGYIGLSRALNKMTSADVVKEMIASGLRGRGGGGFPTGKKWEFAHNQQAEQKYIVCNADEGDPGAFMDRAVMESDPHRVIEGMVIGAYAIGASEGYIYCRAEYPLAIKRLEKTIADAKAYGLLGDHILGSDFSFHLKIKKGAGAFVCGEETALLHSIEGKRGMPRPRPPFPAVSGLFGKPTVINNVETFANVPLVLRDGAGQFAQIGTTGSKGTKIFALSGKITNTGLVEVPMGVSLREVIFDIGGGCPNNKKFKAVQIGGPSGGALPEQVIDTPIDYENLKTVGAMMGSGGLVVMDETTCMVDVAKYFMTFIQSESCGKCIPCREGTKRLLEILERLTSSYRSEKSPEEALQRFQGMVYMERLSEVIQNTSLCGLGQTASNPVMSTLRYFRDEYEAHLYDRKCPAGLCRELLTYHIDTDKCTGCTVCARKCPQNAILGEKQKAHYIIDEKCIRCDQCRANCKFDAIFVE
- a CDS encoding ATP-binding protein; the encoded protein is MKIEQAHILVVDDEFGMREGIRRLFEAQGHRVETAETGRSGIEKGTAEEFDIYFIDLRIGDLDGVEVLGAIKEKYPEAICVICTAYASIETAVETTRLGAYHYIAKPFAPEEIQLVFDRALERRWYILEARQLRREQERRLLEIAQEKSRIRTIINSIADGIVVLNQDAEVVLFNPQFPRLLDLKQELVLGRSIREVLPDNLQEIITDIFNRKDRLQGLQQEFVIHPPAKLVVMANTTPIRDDQNHVLGYVSVLRDISELKQLELLKSQFVNMAAHELKAPITAIQGYLEMVVEKSLGEEPEVYDGYLRRSLERSKSLISLINDLLNISRIQAGKVRREIERLDLSAQVQSASDFFANEIEKNGLSLKLHLAQGLMIDADREEIQRVLTNLISNAIKYNRPQGSILLQTSREKGYAQLTVQDTGIGMKPEEKERLFEEFFRAKNPHTRSITGTGLGLTLVKKIIDSYAGRIQAESVYEHGTTFTVSFPLADRKESPEN
- a CDS encoding response regulator, producing MKKKIMMVDDDYDLLQIYVPVLEKAGFEVATANSAAEGLELFRTFLPDLVMVDLAMEHFDSGFVLCHRIKSTPEGAHTPVVIMTAASHETGIRFSTQTAEERKWIQADEYLDKPIPARELLAFIKERFFATPAEPHP
- a CDS encoding NADH-dependent [FeFe] hydrogenase, group A6 — encoded protein: MKVTINNKECWANPGETILTVAEREGIQIPTLCYLKGFSPTGACRVCVVEVEGQRNLIPSCAFPMSEGMVVQTNSPQVRRARKTIVELLIANHPQDCLTCVRNGNCELQDLAAQYGVRDVRYAGEIRGGKIDIASPSIERDPEKCILCGRCVRVCHEVQNVGAIDFVRRGFKSAVAPAMDGSLNAIACVFCGQCITVCPVGALREKSNEKIAWEAINNPKKHVVAQIAPAVRVALGEEFGMEPGSVVTGKIVAALRRIGVDRVFDTNFGADLTIIEEASELLHRIKNGGTLPLLTSCSPGWVKYIEHFYPDLLPHVSSCKSPHEMEGALIKSYYAEKTGIPPQDIYVISIMPCIAKKFEAQRPELKEVYADVDAVLTTRELARMIKNAGIDFTKLNDEHFDDPMGESTGAAVIFGAAGGVMEAALRTAHYFLTGKDMDNVEFTPVRGLQGVKEGEVNIAGITIRVAAVSGLKNIGVILDKIRSGDSTYQFIEVMACPNGCINGGGQPINSDPEKVRKRMEAIYAIDRTLPKRASHHNESVMRLYKEYLGEPNGHKAHELLHTHYVERS
- a CDS encoding [Fe-Fe] hydrogenase large subunit C-terminal domain-containing protein; this encodes MSVVWTVEERCKRCYSCIRECPAKAIMVVKGQAKVIEERCLGCGHCVRVCSQGAKAVRSGVERVLAFLGDGDAVAAMVAPSFPAGLPGLPGEVLTGALRQSGFERVVEVAFGADLINREYYRLVNSKKTAEGKEIALPLITSSCPAIYELIQRYVPELVLNLAPVVSPMIAMGRVVKRCYGQGIRTVFIGPCTAKKVEMCDPEVADAVDEVLTFAELKELWRRLGVEPAQAEAAPFDPPYAYLGRLYPVSGGLLRSAGLPFDLMNNEVVVTEGKQRVLNLLDSLKNQEVKASLVDILFCEGCISGPFTDTSINFFTRKQKIVSYTDSLRMETNYAEWKKAILQFQDVVIRRTFKPGDIKVAEPSEDEIRLILKEIKKATSSDELNCGACGYPSCRDYARAVYQGLAEEEMCLPFVIEELQHTQKELQESLHDLAEAQEQLIQHEKLASIGQLAAGVAHEVNNPLGSIMLYAHLLMQQLKEDEAKTRDLRFIMDEAKRCQKIVAGLLNFARQGKLNLRKVALQEILDKLVAMAFNQPLFRMTQVVTKLDEDLPMIEVDLDQIYQVFLNLAVNAAEAMPDGGILTIQAAATPDRQNVQIVFTDTGVGIPPENIGKLFTPFFTTKQIGKGTGLGLAIAYGIIKMHRGSITVKSEVGRGSAFYIELPVQNTVHSVNFDFQSVQESEK
- the nuoE gene encoding NADH-quinone oxidoreductase subunit NuoE, which encodes MELQEVYQKYPKNDPSILIPILQDIQEICGYLSEDELHHVAAHTRLPVSRVFGVATFYNQFRLRPLGKHVIRVCRGTACHVKGSFDILTTLENELGIKAGGTTKDLQFSIETVACIGACSIAPVITIDDEFHGGLTVKAVQKLIAAMKNNKE
- a CDS encoding response regulator — protein: MSKKILLIDDDVDIVEFNRVLLTKAGYTVCTAYSGSEGLEMALDEKPDLVILDVMMSSVGEGFEVARQIRKNETIRHTPILMLTGVNREHPFNLRIGPDSEWNPVDSFIEKPVQKEVLLQKVSALLQDK